In Gigantopelta aegis isolate Gae_Host chromosome 14, Gae_host_genome, whole genome shotgun sequence, the following proteins share a genomic window:
- the LOC121389523 gene encoding ankyrin-1-like, which yields MDKVSALHRAISVGRLDEVRNLVESGANVNIVHGMQGTALCNALYSQHDEIVRYLIESGCDVNIPDYVGEPPLILALRKGRIQAAKWLIDSPNCDINTCDAGTKQPAICFAAENGMNDIVKHLITKQTCKMDSVDGNGNSALHLAILKKDTTIIKTLSRVHGLKSVYNNAGLLPVHMVSKTGDVEMLKILYDDNSKCGVNFAGWVSKDLNSGTSFTNDTPLILAAEMGHTEMVSFLIEQGVDINARNNRNQTALLVTSGVNDLVTASVLLTAGANPNLSGMLTTCLARSAIGVILRDQRLTPLAAAAIFDSLEVAEALVVSGADIQVRDDRGQTPLFKALQHDSSKVAWFLLNEIAERNLDISGFDSPAESLLHAVIMCTKQAYDLARYLIQHGCSMTVCDRLANLPIQSAVAYENADVVEAILEEGGDPWVSDCSGSTPLHMSAMVGNTKIARLLLAHGADIDSLSDEGTVVYTALDADMVEFAKYLVCVGCSLSREWYLFEEHRPSDEDLECPGVLQDCKEIFAWFKDKASNAPSLQMLCVKTLRRIFGDKNKSFADISNLPLPSKMIDMVCYKEVEI from the coding sequence ATGGATAAGGTTTCAGCTCTACACAGGGCCATCTCGGTTGGTCGTCTTGACGAAGTTAGGAATCTCGTGGAGTCTGGGGCCAATGTCAACATCGTGCACGGGATGCAAGGGACAGCACTCTGCAATGCTCTCTATTCCCAGCATGATGAGATTGTTCGCTATCTGATCGAATCTGGTTGTGATGTAAACATTCCTGACTATGTGGGCGAGCCACCTCTGATTCTTGCTTTACGTAAGGGTCGGATTCAAGCAGCGAAATGGCTAATAGATTCTCCAAACTGTGATATCAACACTTGCGATGCAGGCACTAAACAACCAGCCATTTGTTTCGCAGCTGAAAATGGTATGAACGACATTGTTAAACATCTTATTACGAAGCAAACATGCAAAATGGACTCGGTCGATGGAAACGGGAATTCTGCCTTACATCTGGCCATTCTTAAGAAAGACACCACCATTATCAAAACACTCAGCAGGGTGCATGGATTAAAATCTGTGTACAATAACGCAGGACTCCTGCCAGTACACATGGTCTCCAAAACTGGAGACGTTGAAATGTTAAAGATTCTATATGATGACAATTCTAAATGTGGAGTCAACTTTGCTGGATGGGTTTCCAAGGATTTGAATTCAGGTACCAGCTTCACAAACGACACTCCGCTGATACTGGCGGCAGAAATGGGACACACGGAAATGGTCAGCTTTCTGATAGAGCAAGGCGTCGACATCAACGCAAGAAACAATCGGAATCAGACAGCATTGTTGGTGACATCGGGCGTCAACGACTTGGTCACTGCATCAGTCCTCCTCACCGCCGGTGCTAATCCCAATCTGAGTGGGATGCTAACCACTTGTCTCGCTAGATCTGCCATTGGTGTCATCCTGCGCGATCAGCGCTTGACTCCACTGGCTGCAGCGGCCATATTTGATAGTCTCGAAGTCGCAGAGGCTTTGGTGGTGAGTGGTGCAGACATTCAGGTGCGGGACGATCGAGGCCAGACTCCACTGTTTAAAGCTCTTCAGCACGATTCAAGTAAAGTAGCCTGGTTCTTGCTCAACGAGATCGCCGAGAGGAATTTAGACATCTCCGGCTTCGATTCTCCCGCAGAGTCGCTTCTACACGCTGTCATCATGTGCACAAAACAAGCCTACGACCTTGCACGATACTTAATTCAACACGGCTGCTCCATGACTGTCTGCGACCGCCTGGCCAACCTGCCTATACAGTCAGCCGTGGCCTACGAGAATGCTGACGTCGTGGAAGCCATACTGGAGGAAGGCGGAGACCCGTGGGTTTCGGACTGTAGTGGCTCCACACCTCTACACATGTCAGCCATGGTCGGAAACACCAAGATAGCCAGGCTGCTCCTGGCTCATGGCGCCGACATAGACAGTCTCTCGGATGAGGGGACGGTTGTGTACACGGCTCTTGACGCCGATATGGTAGAGTTTGCTAAATATCTCGTCTGTGTCGGGTGTTCGTTGTCTAGAGAGTGGTATTTGTTTGAGGAGCATCGTCCCAGTGATGAGGATCTGGAGTGTCCCGGGGTGCTGCAGGATTGCAAAGAAATCTTTGCTTGGTTCAAAGACAAGGCCAGTAACGCCCCGTCTCTTCAGATGTTGTGTGTTAAAACCCTTAGAAGGATATTCGGAGATAAAAACAAGTCATTTGCTGACATCAGTAACTTGCCATTGCCTTCCAAAATGATTGATATGGTGTGCTATAAAGAAgtggaaatataa